The Parashewanella tropica genome window below encodes:
- a CDS encoding dihydrofolate reductase family protein has translation MANIVFIATSLDGYIADKNNQVDWLHAIPNPDNLDMGFNEHMQRIDALIMGRKTMELVISFDCDWPYTKPVFVLSNTLEQVPEGYEDKIQLISGELPELINQLRRRGFNDLYIDGGITIQHFLKQDLIDEMLITTIPIVLGSGIPLFGELPQPLEFRCKVSTRFDNGISQSHFVRHRAMP, from the coding sequence ATGGCTAATATCGTCTTCATTGCGACAAGTCTTGATGGTTATATTGCAGATAAAAACAATCAAGTAGACTGGCTTCATGCCATCCCAAATCCTGATAATTTGGACATGGGATTTAACGAGCACATGCAACGTATTGATGCCCTTATCATGGGACGAAAGACGATGGAGTTGGTGATCAGTTTTGATTGTGATTGGCCTTATACCAAACCTGTATTTGTACTGAGCAATACGTTAGAACAAGTGCCTGAAGGTTATGAAGACAAAATACAGCTCATAAGCGGTGAACTACCTGAGCTTATAAATCAACTCAGACGCAGAGGGTTTAACGATTTATACATTGATGGTGGGATCACCATTCAACACTTTTTAAAGCAAGATTTAATTGATGAGATGCTCATCACCACGATCCCAATCGTACTGGGTAGTGGTATTCCACTATTTGGAGAACTTCCTCAACCTCTGGAGTTTCGATGCAAAGTTTCTACTCGTTTTGACAATGGCATCTCTCAGAGTCATTTTGTACGCCATCGTGCTATGCCCTAA
- a CDS encoding SPOR domain-containing protein — MSRDYANRKPTKRAPRAKKKQAPTSRLPILLLLIVLMAIGGFGYFLWNIKDSAETAKPAPTPAKVKPKKKDELPPKPDDKWIYQDLLENKEVKVDVPKHQPKANLSYQMQCGSFRSKAQAETMKANIAFQGLTAEIRKIEGKKWTWYRVQLGPYERKRLAERDRHKLQAISINTCIIVSKKSK; from the coding sequence ATGAGCCGCGATTACGCTAATCGTAAACCGACTAAACGCGCACCTCGCGCCAAGAAAAAGCAAGCGCCAACGTCGCGCTTGCCTATTCTGCTTTTGCTTATTGTTCTCATGGCAATAGGCGGCTTTGGCTATTTTTTATGGAACATTAAAGACAGTGCTGAAACTGCAAAACCAGCGCCTACGCCAGCAAAAGTTAAGCCAAAGAAAAAAGATGAGCTGCCTCCAAAACCCGATGATAAATGGATTTATCAAGATTTATTGGAAAATAAAGAAGTTAAAGTTGATGTTCCTAAACATCAGCCTAAGGCCAATCTCAGCTATCAGATGCAATGTGGTTCATTTAGGTCGAAAGCTCAAGCTGAAACCATGAAAGCAAACATTGCTTTTCAGGGACTCACGGCTGAAATACGTAAAATTGAGGGCAAAAAATGGACTTGGTATCGAGTTCAGCTGGGTCCATATGAAAGAAAGCGTTTAGCAGAGCGAGATCGTCACAAACTGCAAGCCATCTCAATCAACACTTGTATTATTGTGTCGAAAAAGAGCAAGTAA
- a CDS encoding patatin-like phospholipase family protein, with translation MKKALIISLLLAISLMAQSVNARPKIGLVLSGGGAKGAAHIGVLKVLEENHIPVDYIAGTSIGAYVGGMYALGYSADEIKKIMLSTDWDKGYSDLIARKDLSFRDKQNRDKFNVPLFLGYSDEKLKSPAGLLLGQTMSELLRNSTGLVHQFNNFDQLPIPYRAVATDLITSHAVVINKGSLVFAMQSSATVPGALQPLEYGDKLLVDGGISNNMPVDVVKAMGADIVIAIDIGSSLAKKSDLNDAVSVLNQLSTIMTNASTQKQIALLSKKDILIRPNVGSLSTTDFSILPMAYKLGEKAAKKQLSKLKLLTVSDTQYAHYQSHKAEVKQQITSPLNQPIYKIVLKNNSKTSASIILNAFDIQEGKPVKKQQLQQAVKRVYALNKFEKVTTEFSDTPQGRVLTLTTKAKSWGPNYFQFGLNWEDDLEVGSFISLDLAYTLTDITQNGGEWRNELKIGDNKRFSTEFYQPLDGSQNLYFRTRYTFIKKNQGVFEDNKLALDVNRRSHELESGIGVNIGRDGFAELGMRALYGRVSNNALLKSSFNIRGYGGYLELGYDGLDSISFPTDGDRLTFGLEFGRNDVTRPNEHFSSDFNLHYQLNWKGAVNIGNHVFVGKLDLESANNTKGELVAEPAELGGFLNLSGYHRDALLGNHKVLAALVYQYDLGRGVLGLNELPLYLGTSIEAGNVWVNRKDVSLNDLIYGGSLFLGTQTEFGPAALGVGVADGGNTSVYFFLGKTF, from the coding sequence ATGAAAAAAGCACTAATAATAAGTCTATTGCTCGCCATTAGCCTTATGGCTCAGTCGGTCAATGCTCGCCCAAAAATTGGCTTAGTGCTCAGTGGTGGTGGCGCCAAAGGCGCTGCGCATATTGGTGTTTTAAAAGTCTTAGAAGAAAATCATATTCCTGTTGATTATATCGCTGGCACCAGTATTGGTGCTTATGTAGGTGGCATGTATGCACTGGGGTACAGTGCTGACGAAATAAAAAAAATCATGTTGTCTACCGATTGGGACAAAGGGTATTCAGATCTCATTGCTCGTAAGGATTTAAGTTTCAGAGATAAACAGAACCGAGATAAATTTAATGTACCGCTTTTTTTGGGCTACAGTGACGAAAAGCTGAAATCTCCAGCTGGTTTACTTCTCGGGCAGACCATGTCTGAGTTATTGCGTAATTCAACCGGATTAGTTCATCAATTTAACAACTTCGACCAATTACCGATCCCTTACCGTGCGGTAGCGACCGATCTGATCACTAGCCATGCAGTGGTGATCAATAAAGGAAGCTTAGTGTTTGCTATGCAGTCGTCAGCGACCGTTCCAGGTGCATTACAGCCGCTTGAATATGGTGACAAGTTACTGGTCGATGGCGGCATTTCCAACAATATGCCCGTTGATGTGGTCAAAGCTATGGGCGCCGATATTGTGATTGCGATTGATATTGGCTCTTCTTTAGCTAAGAAGTCAGATCTTAATGATGCTGTATCGGTTTTAAATCAACTGTCCACCATAATGACGAACGCGAGTACCCAAAAGCAAATTGCTTTGTTAAGCAAAAAGGACATATTGATCCGCCCGAACGTTGGCTCATTAAGCACCACAGACTTTAGTATTTTGCCAATGGCTTATAAATTAGGTGAAAAAGCGGCAAAAAAACAACTCTCAAAACTGAAGTTGTTGACGGTATCCGATACCCAATATGCCCATTATCAATCCCATAAAGCTGAAGTGAAGCAGCAAATTACATCACCGTTGAACCAGCCCATTTATAAGATTGTGCTAAAGAACAACTCAAAAACCAGTGCCAGTATCATTTTAAATGCGTTTGATATCCAAGAAGGGAAACCTGTTAAAAAGCAACAACTACAGCAAGCTGTCAAGCGGGTATATGCACTCAATAAATTTGAAAAAGTCACCACTGAGTTTTCCGATACGCCACAAGGGCGAGTGTTAACATTAACAACAAAAGCAAAGTCTTGGGGACCTAATTACTTTCAGTTTGGTTTGAATTGGGAAGATGATTTAGAGGTCGGCTCGTTTATTAGTTTAGATTTGGCTTATACCCTCACTGATATTACTCAAAATGGTGGTGAATGGCGCAACGAGCTAAAAATTGGAGATAATAAACGATTTTCGACCGAATTTTATCAACCCTTGGATGGCTCTCAAAACCTGTATTTCAGAACACGTTATACCTTTATAAAAAAGAACCAAGGCGTATTTGAAGACAATAAGCTGGCTCTTGATGTTAATCGACGATCTCACGAACTGGAATCTGGGATTGGGGTAAACATTGGGCGCGATGGTTTTGCTGAGTTAGGTATGAGAGCCCTATATGGACGAGTCTCAAACAATGCTCTCTTAAAATCCAGCTTTAATATTAGAGGCTATGGAGGGTATTTAGAGCTAGGTTATGATGGTTTAGACAGTATTAGCTTTCCTACAGATGGGGATAGGCTTACGTTTGGCTTAGAGTTTGGCCGCAATGATGTTACTCGCCCTAACGAACACTTTTCATCGGATTTTAATTTACATTACCAACTGAATTGGAAAGGCGCCGTAAATATAGGAAACCATGTTTTTGTAGGTAAACTCGATTTAGAAAGTGCAAATAACACAAAAGGTGAATTGGTTGCTGAACCTGCAGAACTCGGTGGATTTCTAAACCTTTCTGGTTATCATCGTGACGCTCTGCTTGGAAATCATAAAGTGTTGGCTGCTCTGGTGTACCAATATGATCTTGGTCGAGGTGTGTTAGGACTAAATGAATTACCTTTATACCTAGGTACGAGCATAGAAGCGGGAAATGTGTGGGTAAATCGTAAAGATGTGTCTCTCAACGATCTCATCTATGGCGGTAGTTTATTTTTAGGCACACAAACCGAGTTTGGCCCAGCCGCTTTAGGTGTTGGCGTTGCTGATGGGGGCAATACTTCTGTTTACTTCTTTTTAGGAAAAACGTTTTAA